One window of Paludibacter propionicigenes WB4 genomic DNA carries:
- a CDS encoding PAS domain S-box protein: MKKQMHANSITIAEANHDLLVNGILNSITNAFFSVDFEYRYTGYNELHVRRMKELYNVDVKLGDKLSDYQTLQIDWLKAKSFIDKALAGETFTEYVYLGYSGSKQLYSEVSHSPILNRKNEVIGVSIFSKDVTERKAIEDALKASELKYRGLVDNSPNAIAIYCDEKVVFVNNACFKLIGATTRNELIDKQVLDFIHPEFKELAASRMKEASINHKVLPLINERLIKLDGSYVDVGVKSIPIEFDGKHAVQLIIHDLTELRQAEEKIRETEILFSQAFNASPAAMSIANQKNGSYIAVNESFLLIAELHREDVIGKTPEELNLIDKDTRQKLKAQLIENGILTDVEVQAKSASGKPLVLMFSVQITELAGERCILSTMQDITERKKIEQALRESEEKFKKAFMTSPDCLNINRLDNGTYVLANEGFTKILGYTENEIIGRTSLEMNIWLNPAERDNWIKILFEDRKVDNFVTQFRTKTGELIYALVSAAIIELDGIPHVLSLTRDITKQKLVENSLRSSEEKYRSLFENNTSVMLLINPETAEIVDANPTACEFYGWTYDEICTKKITDINILPSDEIFNVMKDAKLKGRKHFHFVHRKANGELRDIEAFSTPIKDGDKNFLFTIIHDITSRVRAQKALNESEEKFKKAFTTSPDSVSINRLEDGVYVSVNDGFTRIMGYDRDEILGQSSIDKNVWVDANDRKKMVNEVKEKGFIENLVAQFRTKSGKLVYGMMSASIIELDGVKHVLNITRDIDKLKQAEKALQESEEKLSTLFSSMTEMVAMHELVFDEDGNVINYQITDCNNAYCQIFGIKKEDVIGKLATEFYHCESAPYLELYSKVGITGESYEFNTFYAPAGRHFLISAVSTKKNCFSTIASDITDIQRIQELITDKNKELENYLYVASHDLRSPLINIQGFSQRLQKQSEDIKAILADSKSESEKKAEIDKITNEGMPKTVDFILSNVSKMDTLIKSLLQISRSGRLMLNVNKIDMNQLINKIIAAHNYQITELSAQVIIQNLDYCYGDENQLNQLFSNIIDNALKYHDPNRLLKIEISSEVQYKKVRYAISDTGIGISSHSFEKIWDVFYRVDAKSSQVGEGIGLSIAKRIASKHNGKIWVESVEGKGSTFFIELQKQDFLEL; encoded by the coding sequence ATGAAAAAACAGATGCATGCAAACTCAATTACTATTGCAGAAGCAAACCATGACTTATTAGTCAATGGAATTCTTAATAGTATCACCAATGCTTTTTTCTCGGTTGACTTTGAATACCGTTACACCGGTTATAATGAGTTACATGTCAGGCGCATGAAGGAGCTATACAATGTTGATGTAAAGTTAGGAGATAAATTATCCGATTATCAAACCCTACAGATTGATTGGCTTAAAGCAAAATCATTTATTGACAAGGCTTTAGCTGGTGAAACATTTACGGAGTATGTTTATTTAGGATATTCGGGATCAAAGCAGCTTTATTCTGAAGTTTCGCACAGTCCGATTCTGAACCGTAAGAATGAAGTGATTGGAGTGTCGATATTTTCCAAAGATGTAACTGAACGAAAAGCAATAGAAGATGCATTAAAGGCAAGCGAGCTGAAATACAGAGGCTTGGTGGATAACTCTCCGAATGCTATTGCAATTTACTGTGACGAAAAGGTTGTATTTGTAAACAATGCATGTTTCAAATTAATAGGAGCTACAACCAGAAATGAGCTGATTGATAAACAGGTACTTGATTTTATACATCCTGAATTTAAAGAACTGGCCGCAAGCCGCATGAAAGAGGCATCCATAAACCATAAGGTTTTACCTTTGATAAATGAGAGGCTTATAAAACTGGATGGCTCTTATGTAGATGTAGGAGTAAAATCGATACCCATTGAATTTGATGGTAAACATGCTGTACAATTAATAATTCATGATCTTACGGAGCTAAGACAAGCTGAAGAAAAAATCAGGGAAACGGAGATTCTGTTTTCACAGGCATTTAATGCAAGTCCTGCGGCAATGAGCATTGCTAACCAAAAAAATGGATCTTACATTGCTGTAAATGAAAGTTTCCTTCTTATTGCGGAATTACATAGAGAGGATGTAATCGGGAAAACCCCCGAAGAACTTAATTTAATTGACAAAGATACCAGACAAAAGTTGAAAGCTCAGTTGATAGAGAATGGTATATTAACCGATGTTGAGGTTCAGGCGAAATCGGCATCAGGGAAGCCACTGGTACTAATGTTTTCTGTACAAATTACAGAACTAGCCGGAGAACGTTGCATCTTATCAACTATGCAAGATATTACTGAGCGAAAGAAGATAGAACAGGCTTTGCGTGAGAGTGAAGAAAAATTTAAAAAGGCATTTATGACAAGTCCGGACTGTTTGAATATCAACAGGCTGGATAATGGAACATACGTTTTGGCTAATGAAGGATTTACAAAGATTTTAGGATATACAGAAAATGAAATCATAGGTAGGACTTCTTTAGAAATGAATATTTGGCTCAATCCAGCAGAGAGGGACAATTGGATTAAAATATTATTTGAAGATAGGAAAGTGGATAACTTTGTGACTCAATTTAGGACTAAGACCGGGGAATTAATTTATGCGCTGGTATCAGCTGCTATCATTGAGTTGGACGGAATTCCTCATGTACTTAGCCTTACACGAGATATTACGAAACAAAAACTTGTAGAAAATAGTCTTCGTTCCAGTGAAGAAAAGTATCGCTCATTGTTCGAAAATAATACTTCAGTCATGTTGTTGATAAATCCAGAAACAGCAGAAATTGTAGATGCAAATCCTACGGCCTGTGAGTTTTACGGCTGGACTTATGATGAGATCTGTACGAAAAAGATAACCGATATAAATATACTTCCTTCCGATGAAATTTTTAATGTAATGAAAGATGCGAAGTTGAAAGGACGGAAACATTTTCACTTTGTTCATCGAAAAGCTAATGGGGAACTACGTGATATAGAAGCTTTTTCTACACCAATAAAGGATGGAGATAAAAATTTTCTGTTTACGATAATACATGATATTACCAGTCGGGTCAGAGCGCAAAAGGCTCTGAATGAAAGCGAAGAGAAATTTAAGAAGGCATTTACAACAAGTCCGGATTCAGTAAGTATTAATCGATTGGAAGATGGTGTTTATGTTTCAGTAAATGATGGATTTACGCGCATCATGGGATATGATAGAGATGAAATACTGGGACAATCATCTATCGATAAGAATGTATGGGTGGATGCTAATGACCGTAAAAAAATGGTCAATGAAGTAAAAGAAAAGGGGTTTATTGAAAATCTTGTAGCGCAGTTCAGAACAAAAAGCGGTAAACTTGTGTACGGTATGATGTCTGCTTCTATTATAGAATTAGATGGAGTTAAACATGTTCTAAACATCACACGAGATATTGATAAACTAAAGCAAGCCGAAAAGGCCCTGCAAGAAAGCGAAGAAAAACTCAGTACGCTTTTTAGCTCTATGACAGAAATGGTGGCTATGCACGAACTTGTATTTGATGAGGATGGAAATGTAATTAATTACCAGATAACAGATTGTAATAATGCTTACTGCCAAATTTTTGGAATAAAAAAAGAAGATGTAATCGGAAAACTGGCAACGGAGTTTTATCATTGCGAATCGGCACCATATCTGGAACTATACAGTAAGGTTGGAATCACGGGCGAGTCGTATGAATTCAATACTTTCTATGCTCCTGCAGGGAGGCATTTCTTAATCTCAGCGGTCTCAACAAAGAAAAACTGTTTTTCTACCATTGCATCAGACATAACTGATATTCAAAGAATTCAGGAGCTGATTACCGATAAGAATAAGGAGCTTGAAAACTACCTTTATGTGGCTTCGCACGATTTAAGATCTCCATTGATAAATATACAAGGATTTAGCCAGCGATTACAAAAGCAATCTGAAGATATAAAAGCCATACTGGCGGACTCAAAATCAGAATCGGAAAAGAAGGCCGAAATCGATAAAATAACAAATGAAGGAATGCCCAAAACAGTGGACTTTATATTGTCTAATGTTTCTAAAATGGATACGCTCATTAAGAGCCTGTTGCAGATATCGAGGAGTGGACGGCTAATGCTGAATGTGAATAAAATAGATATGAATCAGCTAATTAATAAAATTATTGCTGCTCATAACTATCAAATCACAGAACTTTCGGCCCAAGTTATTATTCAGAACCTTGACTATTGCTATGGAGATGAAAATCAATTGAATCAGCTTTTTTCAAATATTATTGATAATGCTCTGAAATATCACGATCCGAACAGACTGTTGAAAATTGAAATATCGTCAGAGGTTCAATACAAAAAAGTTCGATATGCAATTTCTGATACCGGGATTGGAATAAGCTCTCACAGTTTTGAAAAAATCTGGGATGTTTTTTACCGTGTTGATGCAAAGTCTTCTCAAGTGGGTGAAGGAATTGGATTGAGTATTGCTAAAAGAATTGCCAGTAAACACAATGGCAAGATTTGGGTAGAATCTGTTGAAGGAAAAGGTAGTACATTCTTTATAGAATTGCAAAAACAAGATTTCTTAGAACTTTAA
- a CDS encoding response regulator, with protein MEVYKKLIILIAEDDDGHAELINNGLIESGVKNEIIRFSNGEELWSFFSSKDSKTIQENNYLLLLDINMPKMDGIEVLKLMKSDNDLKEIPIMMLTTTDDPREVEACYKLGCNIYITKPIDFNKFTEMLTRLGLFIQIIKI; from the coding sequence ATGGAAGTTTATAAAAAATTAATCATCCTCATTGCTGAAGATGATGATGGACATGCCGAATTAATTAATAACGGATTAATAGAATCGGGAGTTAAGAATGAAATTATTCGTTTTTCCAATGGCGAAGAGCTCTGGAGTTTTTTCTCTTCAAAAGATTCGAAAACTATTCAGGAAAATAATTATTTATTGCTGCTTGATATCAATATGCCAAAAATGGACGGTATTGAGGTATTGAAACTAATGAAATCGGATAATGATTTAAAGGAAATCCCAATTATGATGCTCACGACAACCGATGACCCAAGGGAGGTAGAGGCCTGTTATAAATTGGGTTGCAACATATACATTACTAAACCTATTGATTTCAATAAATTCACCGAAATGCTAACCAGGCTCGGTTTGTTTATACAGATTATAAAAATTTAA
- a CDS encoding PAS domain S-box protein: MEALKETILIIEDDAGLVELLNERIQEQGFQTANVNSAREAFDWIKNQTPSLILLDYSLPDKNGKEFIADLMSEYQMIPPFILATGQGDERIAVEMMKLGARDYIVKDANFLDLIPIVITRVCKEVQNELKIRQIELALIESNQFNKQIVASAQEGIVVYDKDLKFQTWNPFMEELTGIPASDVIGEHVSKFSPLLEDVGILENIMKALRGIVGPEIEFFHYYPASGKAVWLSDSISVLRNTDDEIIGVISTIHDITERKKAEEEIIKLSKHYQAIIENAPDGFVLLNSEGQFKYFSPSALKMFGYSLTDELVAIPDELTHPDDLPFVLSTLDELFKNPGLTPTIVYRFKHKNGTWIWIESTFSNLLNDPAVEALVINFRDVTERKNAEVALRESENKFRSITEQTTDLIAITDVDGVVQYVSPSSKSIFGFETEEMVGHNFVEFLDDSSIEKAMSSFKDTVNLNIRVVDLELTMRRKDGSLFIGELNGTAFEQGSQKGSLVIIRDITERTISREDFIDLFDNAPIGYHEVDTEGRIVRVNRTELNMLGYTAEEQIGLYVWKNAVDEQRSIKSTLDKLNGRSNSVTPFERDIRRKDGSTITVSIQDKVLRDDLGNITGIRSTIQDITERKQAEEAIIQAKQSYFDIFNSVSEAIYVIDETGCFIEVNKGAERMYQRSREELIGLTPESVSAPGLNNIENVQKIIQRSFETGTPANLDFWGVRKNGEVFLKEVFVNKGKYFDKEVLLATARDVTDRKLMENDLRESEEKYRYLFDNNPQPMYICDMETLYFLEVNQSLIDSYGYSREEFLRMKITDIRPPEDIPELLIDVRADEKKHKLAGEWRHIKKDGSIINVDITTVSIISNGRKARHVLVQDITLRKKAEEELKNSFSLLNATLESTADGIMVVDLKGTPIIFNKKFIEMWNVPTSVIAAKSGRQFLEYIADQIVESDEFASNVKYLYNNHLATSVDTVFLKDGRIFERYSIPQRIESSIVGRVWSFRDITENKRAEEALRVSEEKFRSITEQISDYISICDLTGVIQYASPASKTIFQFEPDEMQGHHFLEFIVEESLPMAYEVFNKGIDQKLKAIDVELELKRKDGSTFFAELNGTSVVFGNENRILVIIHDITHRKKVENALRESEDKYRTMIEYSNDLIWALDSKGNFTFLNRMAINTAEINSDEWIGKSFDSFVLSEDLAMLTDVFQRTMAGENCTYELRFKKSETTLLTISVNTSPIYNNGKIEGVVSFGRDITERKKAEEALRASEELYRNLVLRIPDGVYKSTSAGKFVDVNPAMIQMLGYDSKEELMAIDIKTQLYFNQADRESLTLDEFHKETSVFQLKKKDGTAIWIEDHGWYNVDESGNVLFHEGVLRDITERKISELALQEKMDELLRFHNLTIDREMMMIELKREVNRMLVNSGQQPKYKIVE, translated from the coding sequence ATGGAAGCGTTGAAAGAAACTATACTCATTATTGAGGATGATGCGGGTTTAGTTGAATTGCTGAATGAGAGGATACAAGAGCAGGGATTTCAGACAGCTAATGTAAATTCGGCTAGGGAGGCATTTGATTGGATTAAAAATCAAACACCCTCATTGATTCTTCTTGATTACAGCTTGCCCGATAAGAATGGTAAAGAATTCATTGCTGATTTAATGTCTGAATATCAGATGATACCGCCTTTTATATTGGCTACCGGGCAAGGAGACGAAAGAATTGCTGTTGAAATGATGAAGCTTGGTGCGCGAGATTATATAGTGAAAGATGCTAACTTTTTGGACTTAATACCGATAGTAATTACACGGGTTTGTAAAGAAGTACAAAATGAATTAAAGATACGACAAATAGAACTGGCTTTAATAGAATCCAATCAGTTCAATAAACAAATTGTAGCCAGTGCTCAGGAAGGAATTGTAGTTTATGACAAAGACCTGAAGTTTCAGACATGGAATCCATTCATGGAAGAACTTACCGGAATTCCTGCCTCGGATGTTATCGGCGAACATGTTTCAAAATTCAGCCCTTTATTGGAGGATGTAGGCATTTTGGAGAATATAATGAAAGCACTTCGGGGTATTGTCGGTCCGGAGATTGAGTTTTTTCACTATTATCCAGCTTCGGGAAAAGCTGTCTGGCTTTCCGATTCAATATCGGTACTGAGAAATACAGATGATGAGATTATTGGTGTAATATCTACGATTCATGATATAACCGAGCGAAAAAAAGCTGAAGAAGAAATTATTAAACTAAGTAAACATTATCAGGCTATAATAGAAAATGCACCTGATGGTTTTGTGCTGCTCAATTCAGAAGGGCAATTTAAATATTTCAGTCCATCTGCTCTGAAGATGTTTGGCTATAGCCTTACAGATGAATTAGTCGCAATACCGGATGAATTAACGCATCCTGATGATTTACCCTTTGTTTTGAGTACGTTGGATGAGTTATTCAAAAATCCTGGTTTAACACCCACGATTGTATATCGGTTTAAACACAAGAATGGCACTTGGATATGGATTGAAAGTACATTTAGCAATTTGTTGAATGATCCTGCAGTTGAAGCATTGGTCATAAACTTTAGAGATGTAACTGAACGTAAAAATGCTGAAGTAGCTCTCAGAGAAAGCGAGAATAAATTTCGCTCAATAACAGAACAAACTACCGATTTGATAGCAATAACTGATGTTGATGGCGTTGTGCAGTACGTCTCACCGTCGAGTAAGTCTATTTTTGGATTTGAGACCGAAGAGATGGTTGGTCATAATTTTGTTGAATTTCTTGATGATTCTTCTATCGAAAAGGCAATGTCCTCATTTAAAGATACTGTCAATCTGAATATAAGAGTTGTTGATTTAGAGTTGACGATGAGGAGAAAAGATGGTTCACTTTTTATAGGAGAACTAAACGGAACTGCTTTCGAACAAGGTTCACAAAAAGGGTCGTTGGTTATTATCAGAGATATTACAGAACGGACTATAAGTCGTGAGGATTTTATAGACCTTTTTGATAATGCACCAATCGGTTACCATGAAGTTGACACGGAGGGTCGCATTGTACGTGTTAATAGAACGGAGTTGAATATGTTGGGTTACACGGCTGAAGAACAAATTGGACTATATGTATGGAAAAATGCAGTAGATGAACAAAGATCAATCAAATCGACTCTAGATAAACTTAATGGGCGATCTAATTCTGTCACTCCATTTGAAAGGGATATTCGACGAAAAGATGGCTCAACTATCACTGTATCAATTCAAGACAAGGTTTTACGGGATGACTTAGGCAATATAACAGGAATCAGATCTACCATTCAGGATATAACTGAGAGGAAACAAGCCGAAGAAGCTATTATTCAGGCTAAACAAAGCTATTTCGATATTTTTAATTCAGTTTCGGAGGCTATTTATGTAATAGATGAAACCGGCTGTTTTATCGAAGTGAATAAGGGTGCAGAAAGGATGTATCAGCGGTCAAGAGAGGAACTCATAGGGCTTACTCCGGAATCGGTTTCAGCTCCGGGATTAAATAACATCGAAAATGTGCAAAAAATAATACAACGATCTTTCGAAACAGGTACACCTGCTAATTTAGATTTTTGGGGCGTACGTAAAAACGGAGAAGTTTTTTTGAAAGAAGTGTTTGTAAATAAAGGAAAGTACTTTGATAAGGAGGTATTGTTGGCTACTGCGCGTGATGTTACTGATCGTAAGTTGATGGAAAATGACCTCCGTGAGAGTGAGGAGAAATACCGTTATTTGTTTGATAACAATCCCCAGCCGATGTACATTTGTGACATGGAAACACTATATTTTTTGGAGGTAAACCAATCACTAATTGATAGTTATGGATATTCAAGAGAAGAATTTCTTAGGATGAAAATTACAGATATTCGTCCACCGGAAGATATTCCGGAACTTTTAATTGATGTTCGGGCTGATGAGAAGAAGCATAAACTTGCCGGAGAATGGAGGCATATAAAAAAGGATGGAAGCATAATAAATGTAGACATAACTACTGTTTCCATTATCTCCAATGGAAGAAAGGCAAGACATGTTCTTGTTCAGGACATTACACTTCGGAAAAAGGCTGAAGAAGAATTAAAGAACTCGTTTTCGCTACTGAATGCAACGCTTGAATCGACAGCCGATGGAATTATGGTGGTTGATTTAAAGGGTACACCTATCATCTTCAATAAGAAATTTATCGAAATGTGGAATGTTCCGACGAGTGTTATTGCAGCCAAGAGTGGTCGTCAGTTTTTGGAATATATTGCGGATCAAATTGTTGAATCCGATGAATTTGCTTCAAATGTCAAGTATTTGTATAATAATCACTTAGCAACAAGCGTAGACACTGTTTTTCTGAAAGATGGCCGTATTTTTGAGCGTTATTCAATTCCGCAACGTATCGAAAGTTCAATTGTTGGGCGGGTATGGTCTTTCCGCGATATAACTGAAAATAAGCGTGCAGAAGAAGCTCTTCGAGTGAGCGAAGAAAAATTCAGATCTATTACAGAGCAAATCTCCGATTATATTTCTATTTGCGACTTGACGGGAGTTATTCAGTATGCATCTCCAGCTTCAAAAACGATATTCCAATTTGAACCTGATGAAATGCAGGGACATCATTTTTTAGAATTTATTGTAGAAGAATCTTTGCCTATGGCTTACGAAGTATTCAATAAAGGAATTGATCAAAAACTAAAAGCTATTGATGTAGAACTTGAATTGAAACGCAAAGATGGCTCTACTTTCTTTGCCGAACTAAATGGAACAAGTGTGGTTTTTGGTAACGAAAACAGAATCTTGGTTATTATTCACGACATTACACACAGAAAGAAAGTTGAAAATGCGTTACGGGAGAGTGAGGATAAATACAGGACAATGATTGAATATTCAAATGACTTGATCTGGGCACTGGACAGTAAAGGTAATTTTACTTTTTTGAATAGAATGGCCATAAATACTGCTGAAATTAATTCTGATGAGTGGATTGGAAAATCTTTTGACTCTTTTGTTCTCTCTGAAGATTTGGCAATGCTGACTGATGTATTTCAAAGAACGATGGCAGGAGAAAACTGCACCTATGAATTACGTTTTAAAAAATCAGAAACTACGTTATTGACTATTTCTGTCAACACTTCTCCTATTTACAATAATGGAAAAATTGAAGGAGTGGTGAGTTTTGGACGAGATATAACAGAACGAAAAAAAGCCGAGGAAGCATTGCGAGCAAGCGAGGAGCTTTATCGAAATTTAGTTCTGCGAATTCCTGATGGAGTTTATAAAAGTACTAGTGCTGGTAAGTTTGTAGATGTGAACCCCGCTATGATTCAGATGCTTGGATATGATAGTAAGGAAGAACTGATGGCTATTGATATTAAAACTCAACTGTATTTCAATCAGGCTGACAGAGAAAGTCTGACTTTAGATGAGTTTCACAAAGAAACAAGTGTATTTCAATTGAAAAAGAAAGACGGAACTGCGATTTGGATTGAAGACCATGGTTGGTATAACGTTGATGAAAGCGGTAATGTTTTATTTCATGAGGGTGTTTTACGTGATATCACCGAACGAAAAATTAGCGAACTTGCTTTGCAAGAGAAGATGGATGAATTATTGAGATTCCATAATCTAACAATAGACCGTGAAATGATGATGATTGAATTAAAACGAGAGGTTAATAGAATGTTAGTTAACTCCGGTCAGCAACCCAAATATAAAATTGTTGAATGA
- a CDS encoding CheR family methyltransferase translates to MNIPISELLLERHGVDISKYDAGFLNKSIQKRKIETLCDSDNSYFDLVRQDKSESKHFISSLSVSYSEFFRNSLSFSVLEKIIIPSIMLDRVRIKRKEIRIWSAACAAGQETYSLAILLKEFSQAIGEKINFRIFATDQSELQIKEAKAGIYTESTLNNVTLRRHKNWFSKIGDNYKINEDLKENIDFSVFDLLSDYHTSPPSSIFGEFDLVICANLLFYYQPAFRSKIINKASHCLSSNGFILTSETEREFLLSAGFQEVYPQSAIFK, encoded by the coding sequence ATGAATATTCCAATATCAGAATTGCTGCTGGAAAGACACGGAGTTGATATCTCTAAATATGATGCCGGATTTCTGAATAAATCGATTCAAAAAAGAAAGATCGAGACTCTATGTGATTCTGATAATTCTTATTTTGATTTAGTTAGACAGGATAAGAGTGAAAGTAAACATTTTATCAGTTCTTTATCTGTTAGTTATAGCGAATTTTTTCGAAATTCCCTGTCGTTCTCTGTGTTAGAAAAAATTATAATTCCATCTATTATGTTGGATAGAGTTCGAATAAAAAGAAAAGAAATTAGAATCTGGTCGGCTGCTTGTGCAGCCGGACAAGAAACTTACAGTTTGGCAATACTTCTAAAAGAGTTTTCTCAAGCAATAGGAGAGAAAATTAATTTCCGTATTTTTGCCACTGACCAATCTGAATTACAGATTAAAGAAGCCAAAGCCGGAATTTATACAGAGTCTACATTGAACAACGTAACATTGAGAAGACACAAGAACTGGTTCAGCAAGATTGGCGATAATTATAAGATAAATGAGGATTTAAAAGAGAATATTGATTTCTCTGTTTTTGATTTATTAAGTGATTATCACACGTCTCCTCCTTCAAGTATTTTTGGAGAGTTTGACTTAGTCATTTGTGCTAATCTTCTTTTTTATTATCAGCCTGCTTTCAGGTCAAAGATAATCAATAAAGCCAGTCATTGTCTTTCATCTAATGGGTTTATATTGACCAGTGAAACAGAGAGAGAATTTCTTTTAAGTGCCGGTTTTCAGGAGGTTTATCCTCAGTCGGCTATTTTCAAATGA